One window of Sinorhizobium fredii NGR234 genomic DNA carries:
- a CDS encoding MarC family protein: MFNVDLLVNALTTLLVTLDPPGLAPIFLSLTVGLNRQERFQVATRGSLIAFFILAAFALFGDGILGLLGISIGAFRIAGGLLLFWISFEMIFERRQERKEKTGETAVTKDHIHNIAVFPLALPLIAGPGAISATILLGSSLPSVIGRAQLLIVIAASMALLFLALVIADRIDRFLGVTGRAILTRLLGVILAALAVQFVVDGVRSAFQV; the protein is encoded by the coding sequence ATGTTCAATGTCGATCTGTTGGTCAATGCGCTGACGACGCTGCTCGTCACACTCGATCCGCCGGGTCTCGCGCCAATCTTCCTGAGCCTCACGGTCGGATTGAACCGGCAGGAGCGCTTCCAGGTTGCCACGCGCGGCTCGTTGATCGCCTTCTTCATTCTCGCTGCTTTTGCCCTCTTCGGCGACGGCATTCTCGGACTGCTGGGCATCTCGATCGGCGCCTTCCGCATCGCCGGCGGCCTGCTTCTCTTCTGGATCTCCTTCGAGATGATCTTCGAGCGGCGCCAGGAGCGAAAGGAAAAAACCGGCGAAACGGCGGTAACGAAGGACCACATTCACAATATTGCCGTCTTCCCCCTCGCCCTGCCGCTGATCGCGGGTCCCGGAGCGATCTCGGCAACCATCCTTCTCGGTAGTTCCCTTCCCTCGGTCATAGGTCGCGCGCAACTTCTCATCGTCATCGCCGCCTCGATGGCACTGCTCTTTCTGGCCCTGGTGATCGCTGATCGGATCGACCGCTTTCTCGGCGTCACCGGTCGGGCGATCCTGACCCGCCTCCTCGGCGTGATCCTCGCGGCGCTGGCCGTGCAGTTCGTCGTCGATGGCGTCCGCTCGGCATTCCAGGTCTAA
- a CDS encoding single-stranded DNA-binding protein yields the protein MAGSVNKVILIGNVGADPEIRRTQDGRPIANLRIATSETWRDRNSGERREKTEWHNVVVFSEGLCKVVEQYVKKGAKLYIEGQLQTRKWQDQNGNDRYTTEVVLQGFSSTLTMLDGRGEGGGAGRGGSDYGGGGGYEDYDQPRQSSGGGRSGGQSNQGGGNFSRDLDDDIPF from the coding sequence ATGGCTGGTAGCGTCAACAAGGTGATCTTGATCGGGAATGTCGGGGCCGACCCGGAAATCCGGCGCACGCAGGACGGCCGGCCGATCGCCAACCTGAGGATCGCCACTTCGGAGACCTGGCGCGACCGCAACAGCGGCGAACGCCGTGAAAAGACGGAATGGCACAATGTCGTCGTCTTCAGCGAAGGCCTCTGCAAGGTCGTCGAGCAATATGTGAAGAAGGGCGCCAAGCTCTATATCGAAGGCCAGTTGCAGACGCGCAAATGGCAGGACCAGAACGGCAATGACCGTTACACGACGGAAGTCGTGCTGCAAGGGTTCAGCTCGACGCTGACGATGCTCGATGGTCGCGGCGAGGGCGGCGGAGCCGGTCGCGGCGGCAGCGATTACGGCGGTGGCGGCGGTTACGAGGATTATGATCAGCCGCGGCAATCCTCCGGCGGCGGACGCTCCGGCGGCCAGTCGAACCAGGGCGGCGGCAATTTCTCACGCGATCTCGACGACGACATTCCGTTCTGA
- the trxB gene encoding thioredoxin-disulfide reductase, which produces MTARHTKVLIIGSGPAGYTAAIYTARAMLSPVLIAGMEQGGQLMITTDVENYPGYADPVQGPWMMEQMLKQAIHVGTEIVNDIVTDVDLSVRPFRLKTDSGTEWTTDALIIATGAKAKWLGIETEPTFMGFGVSACATCDGFFYRNKDVIVVGGGNSAVEEALYLSNLAKSVTVVHRRDAFRAEKILQERLFAKPNVKIVWDHEVVEYLGTPAKPPMPASVNGVKLRNTKTGAVSEMATDGVFVAIGHAPAVELFKGKLRQKPNGYLWTAPDSTATDVAGVFAAGDVTDDIYRQAVTAAGMGCMAALEAEKYLAGHMPVAIAAE; this is translated from the coding sequence ATGACCGCCCGCCACACAAAAGTGCTGATCATCGGCTCCGGCCCTGCCGGCTACACCGCAGCGATCTATACGGCCCGCGCCATGCTTTCGCCCGTGCTCATTGCCGGCATGGAGCAAGGCGGCCAGCTGATGATCACCACGGATGTGGAGAACTATCCGGGCTATGCGGATCCGGTCCAGGGCCCCTGGATGATGGAGCAGATGCTGAAGCAGGCGATCCATGTCGGCACGGAGATCGTCAACGACATCGTCACCGACGTCGACCTTTCCGTGCGGCCGTTCCGCCTCAAGACGGACAGCGGCACGGAATGGACGACCGACGCGCTCATCATCGCGACCGGCGCCAAGGCCAAGTGGCTTGGGATCGAGACCGAGCCGACTTTCATGGGCTTCGGCGTTTCCGCCTGCGCCACCTGCGACGGCTTTTTCTATCGCAACAAGGACGTCATCGTCGTCGGTGGCGGCAATTCCGCCGTCGAGGAGGCGCTTTATCTCTCGAACCTCGCCAAGTCGGTCACGGTCGTCCATCGGCGCGACGCCTTCCGGGCGGAAAAGATTCTGCAGGAACGCCTGTTCGCCAAGCCGAACGTCAAGATCGTCTGGGATCATGAAGTCGTCGAATATCTCGGCACACCGGCAAAGCCGCCGATGCCCGCCTCGGTCAACGGCGTGAAGCTTCGCAATACGAAGACCGGCGCTGTTTCCGAAATGGCGACCGATGGCGTCTTCGTGGCCATTGGTCATGCGCCGGCCGTAGAGCTCTTCAAGGGCAAGCTGCGCCAGAAGCCGAACGGCTATCTCTGGACGGCGCCGGACTCGACCGCAACCGATGTGGCCGGGGTGTTTGCGGCCGGCGACGTGACCGACGACATCTATCGCCAGGCGGTCACCGCCGCCGGCATGGGCTGCATGGCGGCGCTCGAGGCGGAGAAATATCTGGCGGGTCATATGCCCGTCGCAATTGCAGCCGAATAG
- a CDS encoding LysR family transcriptional regulator VtlR, translating into MSLDWDKLRIFHAAAEAGSFTHAADKLHLSQSAISRQVSALEQDVGIKLFHRHARGLILTEQGEMLYRTAHEVLMKLESVKAQLSETTDKPSGKLRITTTVGLGQGWLTDKIQEFMALYPDVQVQLILDNEELDVNMRHADCAIRLRQPQQSDLIQRKLFTVHMHIYAAPSYINKNGEPQSIQDLDNHRIITFGEPAPNYLLDVNWLEIAGRDPDNPRVSHLQINSQTSIKRACLLGIGIAMLPDYIVGRDPGLIQLPISADIPSFDTYFCYPDEMKNAAKLKVFRDYIVAKARNWNF; encoded by the coding sequence ATGTCGCTAGACTGGGATAAACTGCGCATATTTCATGCGGCGGCAGAGGCCGGCTCGTTCACGCATGCGGCAGACAAACTCCACCTCTCGCAATCCGCCATCAGCCGGCAGGTCAGCGCGCTCGAGCAGGATGTCGGCATCAAGCTGTTTCATCGCCATGCGCGCGGGTTGATTCTGACCGAACAGGGCGAAATGCTCTACCGGACGGCGCACGAAGTGCTGATGAAGCTCGAAAGCGTCAAGGCGCAGTTGAGCGAGACTACCGACAAGCCAAGCGGCAAGCTGCGCATCACCACGACCGTCGGTCTCGGCCAGGGCTGGTTGACCGACAAGATCCAGGAATTCATGGCGCTCTACCCGGATGTCCAGGTCCAGCTCATTCTCGACAATGAAGAGCTCGACGTGAACATGCGACACGCCGACTGCGCCATCCGCCTGCGCCAGCCGCAGCAGTCGGACCTGATCCAGCGCAAGCTGTTCACGGTGCACATGCACATCTATGCCGCGCCCTCCTACATCAACAAGAACGGCGAGCCGCAGTCGATCCAGGACCTCGACAATCATCGCATCATCACCTTCGGCGAACCGGCACCCAACTATCTGCTTGACGTCAACTGGCTGGAGATCGCCGGGAGGGATCCGGACAATCCGCGCGTCTCGCACTTGCAGATCAACAGCCAGACCTCGATCAAGCGCGCTTGCCTGCTTGGGATCGGCATTGCCATGCTTCCCGACTATATCGTCGGCCGGGACCCGGGCCTGATTCAGTTGCCGATCAGTGCCGACATCCCTTCTTTCGATACCTATTTCTGCTATCCGGACGAAATGAAGAACGCCGCGAAGCTGAAGGTCTTCCGCGACTATATTGTCGCCAAGGCCCGCAACTGGAATTTCTGA
- the gyrA gene encoding DNA gyrase subunit A: protein MTEQSTPGGGKTPPGIEPISIIEEMQRSYLDYAMSVIVSRALPDVRDGLKPVHRRILYGMSELGIDWNKKYVKCARVTGDVMGKYHPHGNMAIYDALARMAQDWSLRLPLIDGQGNFGSVDGDPPAAERYTECRLQKAAHSLLDDLDKETVDFRDNYDGTLQEPVVVPAKFPNLLVNGAGGIAVGMATNIPPHNLSEVINGCIALIDDPAIELPELMQIVPGPDFPTGALILGRAGIRQAYETGRGSVIMRGRAHIEPMRGDREQIIITEIPYQVNKATMIEKMAELVRDKRIEGISDLRDESDRQGYRVVIELKRDANAEVILNQLYRYTPLQTSFGCNMVALNGGKPEQLTLLDMLRAFVAFREEVVSRRTKYLLRKARERAHVLVGLAIAVANIDEVIKLIRHAPDPQTAREQLMERRWPAHDVDALIRLIDDPRHRINDDGTYNLSEEQARAILDLRLQRLTALGRDEIGDELNKIGEEIRDYLEILSSRLRIMQIVKDELAAVRDEFGTPRRTEIAEGGPDMDDEDLIAQEDMVVTVSHLGYIKRVPLTTYRAQRRGGKGRSGMSTRDEDFVTRLFVANTHTPVLFFSSRGIVYKEKVWRLPIGTPQSRGKALINMLPLEHGERITTIMPLPEDEATWENLDVMFSTTRGTVRRNKLSDFVQVNRNGKIAMKLEEEGDEILSVETCTEFDDVVLTTAVGQCIRFPVSDVRVFAGRNSIGVRGISLGDGDRIISMAILAHIEAEPWERAAYLKRSAAERRATTGEDEEIVLVGEEVANGGELSNERYEELKAREQFVLTLSERGFGKRSSSYDFRTSGRGGKGIRATDTSKTAEIGELVAAFPVEHNDQIMLVSDGGQLIRVPVDGIRLASRATKGVTIFSTAKDEKVVSVERISEPDGEDEIEEIVTAGEAIAAEPPADAEE from the coding sequence TTGACTGAGCAAAGCACTCCCGGCGGCGGAAAGACTCCGCCAGGCATCGAGCCGATTTCCATCATCGAGGAAATGCAGCGGTCCTATCTCGATTACGCCATGAGCGTCATCGTTTCCCGCGCGCTTCCCGATGTACGCGACGGCTTGAAACCCGTTCACCGCCGCATCCTCTACGGGATGAGCGAACTCGGCATCGATTGGAATAAGAAATACGTCAAATGCGCCCGTGTTACCGGTGACGTGATGGGTAAATACCATCCGCACGGCAACATGGCGATCTACGATGCGCTGGCGCGCATGGCGCAGGATTGGTCGCTCAGATTGCCGCTGATCGACGGCCAGGGCAATTTCGGCTCCGTCGACGGCGATCCGCCGGCGGCCGAGCGCTATACCGAGTGCCGGCTTCAGAAGGCGGCCCATTCGCTGCTCGACGACCTCGACAAGGAAACGGTCGATTTCCGCGACAACTACGACGGCACGCTGCAGGAGCCGGTCGTCGTTCCGGCGAAGTTCCCGAACCTGCTCGTCAACGGCGCGGGCGGCATTGCCGTCGGCATGGCGACCAACATCCCGCCCCACAATCTGAGCGAAGTCATCAATGGCTGCATCGCGCTGATCGACGATCCGGCGATCGAATTGCCGGAGCTGATGCAGATCGTTCCGGGCCCCGACTTCCCGACTGGCGCGCTGATCCTCGGTCGCGCCGGCATTCGCCAGGCCTATGAGACGGGCAGGGGCTCCGTGATCATGCGCGGCCGCGCCCATATCGAGCCGATGCGCGGCGACCGCGAGCAGATCATCATCACCGAGATTCCCTATCAGGTGAACAAGGCGACGATGATCGAGAAGATGGCCGAACTGGTGCGCGACAAGCGCATCGAGGGCATCTCGGACCTGCGCGATGAGTCCGACCGGCAGGGCTATCGCGTCGTCATCGAGCTGAAGCGCGATGCCAATGCCGAGGTCATCCTCAACCAGCTCTATCGCTATACGCCGCTGCAGACCTCCTTCGGCTGCAACATGGTGGCGCTGAACGGCGGCAAGCCCGAGCAGCTGACGCTGCTCGACATGCTGCGTGCTTTCGTCGCCTTCCGCGAGGAAGTCGTTAGCCGGAGAACCAAATACCTGCTGCGCAAGGCACGCGAGCGGGCCCACGTCCTGGTCGGCCTTGCCATTGCCGTCGCCAATATCGACGAGGTGATCAAGCTCATCCGCCATGCGCCCGATCCGCAGACTGCCCGCGAGCAATTGATGGAGCGTCGCTGGCCGGCCCATGACGTCGATGCGCTGATCCGGCTGATCGACGATCCGCGCCACCGAATCAACGACGACGGCACCTACAACCTCTCGGAAGAGCAGGCACGCGCCATTCTCGACCTGCGCCTGCAGCGCCTGACCGCGCTCGGCCGCGATGAAATCGGCGACGAACTCAACAAGATCGGCGAGGAGATCCGCGACTATCTGGAAATCCTTTCCTCGCGGCTGCGCATCATGCAGATCGTCAAGGACGAGCTCGCAGCCGTCCGCGACGAGTTCGGCACGCCGCGCCGCACCGAGATCGCCGAGGGCGGTCCGGACATGGACGACGAGGACCTGATCGCCCAGGAAGACATGGTCGTCACCGTGTCGCACCTCGGCTATATCAAGCGCGTACCGTTGACCACCTACCGGGCCCAGCGGCGCGGCGGCAAGGGCCGTTCCGGCATGTCGACGCGGGACGAGGATTTCGTTACCCGGCTATTCGTCGCCAACACCCATACGCCGGTTCTGTTCTTCTCCTCGCGCGGCATCGTCTACAAGGAAAAGGTCTGGCGGTTGCCGATCGGCACGCCGCAGTCGCGCGGCAAGGCGCTGATCAACATGCTGCCGCTCGAACACGGCGAACGCATCACGACGATCATGCCGCTGCCCGAGGACGAAGCGACCTGGGAAAACCTGGATGTGATGTTCTCGACGACGCGCGGCACGGTGCGCCGCAACAAGCTTTCCGACTTCGTCCAGGTCAACCGCAATGGCAAGATCGCGATGAAGCTCGAGGAGGAGGGCGACGAGATCCTCTCGGTCGAGACCTGCACGGAGTTCGACGACGTGGTGCTGACGACGGCGGTCGGCCAGTGCATTCGCTTCCCGGTTTCCGACGTGCGCGTCTTTGCGGGCCGCAATTCGATCGGCGTGCGCGGCATTTCGCTCGGCGATGGCGACCGGATCATCTCCATGGCGATCCTCGCTCACATCGAAGCAGAACCGTGGGAGCGCGCTGCCTATCTGAAACGGTCGGCGGCCGAACGCCGCGCCACAACCGGCGAGGATGAAGAGATCGTGCTTGTCGGCGAGGAAGTCGCCAATGGTGGCGAGCTCTCCAACGAGCGCTACGAGGAATTGAAGGCGCGTGAGCAATTCGTGCTGACGCTCTCCGAAAGGGGCTTCGGCAAGCGCTCCTCCTCCTACGACTTCCGGACCTCCGGCCGTGGCGGCAAGGGCATTCGTGCCACGGACACGTCGAAGACCGCAGAAATCGGCGAGCTCGTCGCAGCCTTCCCGGTCGAGCACAACGACCAGATCATGCTGGTTTCCGATGGTGGCCAGCTCATCCGCGTACCGGTCGACGGCATTCGCCTGGCGAGCCGCGCTACCAAGGGGGTCACGATCTTCTCGACCGCCAAGGACGAAAAGGTCGTCTCGGTGGAACGGATCAGCGAACCGGACGGCGAGGACGAGATCGAGGAGATCGTCACGGCCGGCGAGGCCATCGCGGCCGAGCCGCCAGCCGACGCCGAGGAGTGA
- the uvrA gene encoding excinuclease ABC subunit UvrA, which yields MSELKTLSIRGAREHNLKGIDLDLPRNKLIVMTGLSGSGKSSLAFDTIYAEGQRRYVESLSAYARQFLEMMQKPDVDQIDGLSPAISIEQKTTSRNPRSTVGTVTEIYDYLRLLFARVGVPYSPATGLPIESQTVSQMVDRVLEFGESTRLYILAPLVRGRKGEYKKELAELMKKGFQRVKVDGQFYEIADVPALDKKYKHDIDVVVDRVVVRADLATRLADSLETCLTLADGLAIAEFADKPLPPEETAAGGSANKSLNETHERVLFSEKFACPVSGFTIPEIEPRLFSFNNPFGACTTCDGLGSQQKIDEALIVPEPNRTLRDGAIAPWAKSTSPYYNQTLEALGKVFDFKLGTRWSELSEAAQKAILHGTEEKITFHYQDGARSYNTTKTFEGIVPNLERRWKETDSAWAREEIERFMSAAPCPACAGYRLKPEALAVKIDKSHIGELTEMSIRAARDWFETLPERLSTKQNEIAVRILKEIRERLRFLNDVGLEYLSLSRNSGTLSGGESQRIRLASQIGSGLTGVLYVLDEPSIGLHQRDNARLLETLRHLRDIGNTVIVVEHDEDAILTADHVVDIGPAAGIHGGEIVAEGTPSDIMDNPKSLTGKYLSGELSVAVPGERRKPKKKKEITVVGARANNLKNVTASIPLGVFTAVTGVSGGGKSTFLIETLYKAAARRVMGARENPADHDRIDGFEHIDKVIDIDQSPIGRTPRSNPATYTGAFTPIRDWFAGLPEAKTRGYQPGRFSFNVKGGRCEACQGDGVIKIEMHFLPDVYVTCDVCHGKRYNRETLDVHFKGKSIADVLDMTVEEGVEFFSAVPAVRDKLVTLNQVGLGYIKIGQQANTLSGGEAQRVKLAKELSKRSTGRTLYILDEPTTGLHFHDVAKLLEVLHELVNQGNSVVVIEHNLEVIKTADWVIDFGPEGGDGGGEVIAKGTPEDVVKEPRSYTGQFLKELLERRTVRKVVAAE from the coding sequence ATGAGCGAACTCAAGACCCTCTCCATTCGCGGCGCGCGCGAGCATAACCTCAAAGGCATCGACCTCGACCTGCCGCGCAACAAGCTGATCGTGATGACCGGCCTTTCGGGCTCGGGCAAGTCTTCGCTCGCCTTCGACACGATCTATGCCGAGGGCCAGCGCCGCTATGTCGAGAGCCTATCGGCCTATGCCCGGCAGTTCCTGGAGATGATGCAGAAGCCGGACGTCGACCAGATCGACGGGCTGTCGCCGGCGATCTCGATCGAGCAGAAGACGACCTCGCGCAACCCGCGCTCGACGGTCGGCACGGTCACCGAGATCTACGACTATCTGCGCCTGCTCTTCGCGCGCGTCGGCGTGCCCTATTCGCCCGCGACGGGCCTGCCGATCGAGAGCCAGACTGTCAGCCAGATGGTCGACCGCGTCCTGGAGTTCGGCGAGAGCACGCGACTCTATATCCTTGCGCCGCTCGTGCGCGGCCGTAAGGGCGAGTACAAGAAGGAACTCGCCGAGCTGATGAAAAAGGGCTTCCAGCGCGTCAAGGTCGACGGCCAGTTCTATGAGATTGCCGATGTGCCGGCGCTCGACAAGAAATACAAGCATGACATCGATGTCGTCGTCGACCGCGTGGTCGTGCGGGCCGATCTTGCCACCCGGCTTGCGGACAGCCTGGAAACCTGCCTGACGCTCGCCGACGGTCTGGCAATCGCCGAATTCGCCGATAAGCCGCTGCCGCCGGAAGAGACGGCCGCCGGCGGCTCCGCCAACAAGTCGCTGAACGAAACGCATGAGCGGGTGCTGTTCTCGGAGAAATTCGCCTGCCCGGTTTCCGGCTTCACCATTCCGGAAATCGAACCGCGGCTGTTCTCCTTCAACAATCCCTTCGGCGCCTGCACCACCTGCGACGGCCTCGGCAGCCAGCAGAAGATCGACGAGGCGCTGATCGTCCCCGAGCCGAACCGCACCTTGCGGGACGGCGCGATCGCGCCTTGGGCGAAATCGACCTCGCCCTACTACAACCAGACGCTCGAGGCGCTCGGCAAGGTCTTCGACTTCAAGCTCGGCACTCGCTGGAGCGAGCTCTCCGAGGCGGCGCAGAAGGCGATCCTGCACGGCACGGAAGAGAAGATCACCTTCCATTATCAGGACGGCGCCCGCTCCTATAACACGACGAAGACCTTCGAAGGCATCGTGCCCAACCTCGAGCGGCGCTGGAAGGAGACCGACAGCGCCTGGGCGCGCGAGGAGATCGAGCGCTTCATGTCGGCGGCGCCCTGCCCCGCCTGCGCCGGCTACCGGCTGAAACCGGAGGCGCTGGCCGTCAAGATCGACAAGTCGCATATCGGCGAGCTCACCGAGATGTCGATCCGCGCCGCGCGCGACTGGTTCGAAACGCTTCCCGAAAGGCTCAGCACCAAGCAGAACGAAATCGCCGTGCGCATCCTCAAGGAGATCCGCGAGCGGCTGCGTTTCCTGAACGATGTCGGCCTCGAATATCTGAGCCTGTCGCGCAATTCCGGTACGCTTTCCGGCGGCGAGAGCCAGCGGATCCGCCTGGCCTCGCAGATCGGCTCCGGGTTGACCGGCGTGCTCTACGTGCTCGACGAGCCGTCGATCGGCCTGCACCAACGCGACAATGCCCGCCTGCTCGAAACGCTTCGGCATCTGCGCGACATCGGCAACACCGTCATCGTCGTCGAGCATGACGAGGATGCGATCCTGACGGCGGACCATGTCGTCGACATCGGCCCGGCCGCCGGCATTCACGGCGGCGAGATCGTCGCCGAGGGCACGCCCTCCGACATCATGGACAACCCTAAGTCGCTGACCGGGAAATATCTCTCCGGCGAACTCTCCGTCGCCGTTCCAGGCGAACGACGTAAACCGAAAAAGAAGAAGGAAATCACCGTCGTAGGCGCGCGGGCTAACAATCTGAAGAACGTGACCGCGTCGATCCCGCTTGGCGTCTTCACCGCCGTCACCGGCGTTTCGGGGGGCGGCAAGTCGACCTTCCTGATCGAGACGCTCTACAAGGCGGCCGCCCGCCGGGTCATGGGGGCGCGCGAGAACCCCGCCGACCACGACCGGATCGATGGCTTCGAGCATATCGACAAGGTGATCGACATCGACCAGTCGCCGATCGGCCGGACGCCGCGCTCGAACCCGGCGACCTATACCGGCGCCTTCACGCCGATTCGCGACTGGTTCGCCGGACTGCCGGAGGCGAAGACCCGCGGCTACCAGCCGGGCCGCTTCTCGTTCAATGTCAAGGGCGGCCGCTGCGAAGCCTGCCAGGGCGACGGCGTCATCAAGATCGAGATGCACTTCCTGCCGGATGTCTATGTCACCTGCGACGTCTGCCACGGCAAGCGCTACAACCGCGAAACGCTCGACGTGCATTTCAAGGGCAAGTCGATCGCCGACGTTCTCGACATGACGGTCGAGGAAGGTGTCGAATTCTTCTCGGCCGTTCCGGCCGTCCGCGACAAGCTGGTGACGCTGAACCAGGTCGGGCTCGGCTATATCAAGATCGGCCAGCAGGCGAATACCCTGTCGGGCGGCGAAGCCCAGCGCGTCAAGCTCGCCAAGGAACTGTCGAAGCGCTCGACCGGACGCACGCTCTACATCCTCGATGAGCCGACAACCGGCTTGCATTTCCACGACGTAGCCAAGCTACTTGAAGTTCTGCATGAACTCGTCAACCAGGGCAACTCGGTGGTGGTGATCGAGCACAATCTCGAGGTCATCAAGACGGCCGACTGGGTCATCGACTTCGGGCCAGAAGGCGGTGACGGCGGCGGCGAGGTCATCGCGAAGGGAACGCCGGAAGACGTGGTGAAGGAACCTCGCTCCTATACCGGTCAGTTCCTGAAGGAGCTTCTGGAGCGCCGGACAGTGAGGAAAGTCGTCGCGGCCGAGTAA
- a CDS encoding lytic transglycosylase domain-containing protein codes for MGRLACAAGATLLFTIALAGIGNARTDAPVARKCVYSGVSTAKPPVPLCISRENFARDVCGIIEHYAEANGLPPPFFARLIWRESLFQPDAVSPKGAEGIAQFMPGTAKLRGLSNSFDAVAALGKSAEYLSELKLRYGNLGFAAAAYNAGEAGLERFLEIDWLPYETREYVLAITAHAVEDWRDNPPKSLDLALDKNKNFLDGCFALASSRRLRDIVIVDEAPWAPWGVQLAAHYRKSVAHRLFLSSVKRLPAPISSEKALVVRERNGSFGGRIRYAARIGRQTRTEADKLCATIRRSGGACIVFKN; via the coding sequence ATGGGACGTCTGGCGTGCGCTGCCGGGGCTACGCTGCTGTTCACAATCGCCCTTGCCGGTATCGGGAACGCCCGAACCGACGCTCCGGTCGCGCGCAAATGCGTTTACTCCGGTGTTTCCACGGCGAAGCCGCCGGTTCCCCTCTGTATCAGCCGAGAGAATTTCGCCCGGGACGTATGCGGCATCATCGAACACTATGCCGAGGCAAACGGCCTGCCTCCGCCCTTCTTCGCACGGCTGATCTGGCGCGAAAGCCTGTTCCAACCGGACGCCGTCAGCCCCAAGGGCGCCGAAGGGATCGCTCAATTCATGCCCGGAACGGCGAAGCTGCGCGGCCTGTCCAACAGCTTCGACGCCGTGGCCGCCCTCGGCAAATCAGCCGAGTATCTAAGCGAGCTAAAGCTGCGCTACGGCAATCTCGGTTTCGCAGCTGCCGCCTACAATGCCGGCGAAGCCGGGCTGGAGCGGTTTCTGGAGATCGATTGGCTGCCCTATGAGACGCGCGAATACGTCCTGGCGATCACTGCCCACGCCGTGGAGGACTGGCGCGACAACCCGCCCAAATCACTCGACCTTGCGCTCGACAAGAACAAGAACTTCCTGGATGGCTGCTTTGCGCTCGCCAGCTCCCGGCGACTGCGCGATATCGTGATCGTCGATGAGGCCCCCTGGGCCCCTTGGGGCGTCCAATTGGCAGCTCACTATCGGAAATCCGTGGCGCACCGCCTGTTCCTCAGTTCCGTCAAACGCCTGCCGGCGCCGATCAGCAGCGAAAAGGCGCTTGTTGTGCGGGAACGCAATGGCAGCTTCGGCGGCAGAATACGCTATGCCGCGCGAATCGGCCGCCAGACCCGCACGGAGGCGGACAAGCTGTGCGCCACCATTCGCCGCAGCGGCGGCGCCTGCATCGTCTTCAAGAACTGA
- a CDS encoding DUF72 domain-containing protein produces MAEAGKIRVGIGGWNFEPWEESFYPSDLPKKRQLEFAGKELRAIEVNGTYYSSQKPATFAKWAAEVPDGFIFSLKASRFVTNRKVLAEAGESMERFLTQGLTELGDRLGPILWQFAPTKKFDPQDFEGFLKLLPEKQDGLKLRHVVEVRHPSFQVPEFVALLDKHKVAAVLAEHEDYPMIADVTADFVYARLQKGSDDVKTCYPPVGLDLWAERLKTFAAGGEPDGLEKSAPNRKAEKAPRDVFAFFISSGKVNAPNGARELQKRVS; encoded by the coding sequence ATGGCAGAAGCAGGAAAGATCCGTGTCGGCATCGGCGGCTGGAATTTCGAGCCCTGGGAGGAAAGCTTCTATCCCTCCGACCTTCCGAAGAAGCGGCAGCTTGAATTCGCCGGCAAGGAACTGCGCGCCATCGAGGTCAACGGCACCTATTACAGCTCGCAGAAGCCGGCCACCTTCGCCAAATGGGCAGCAGAGGTGCCGGACGGCTTCATATTCTCCCTGAAGGCCAGCCGCTTCGTGACGAATCGCAAGGTGCTGGCGGAGGCCGGCGAATCCATGGAGCGATTCCTGACGCAGGGCCTGACGGAACTTGGCGACCGGCTCGGTCCCATCCTGTGGCAGTTCGCCCCGACCAAGAAGTTCGATCCGCAGGACTTCGAGGGCTTTCTGAAGCTGCTGCCGGAAAAGCAGGACGGCTTGAAGCTCCGGCACGTCGTCGAAGTCCGCCACCCTTCCTTCCAGGTGCCGGAGTTCGTCGCGCTCCTCGATAAGCACAAAGTGGCGGCGGTTCTCGCCGAGCACGAGGACTACCCGATGATTGCCGACGTCACCGCGGATTTCGTCTATGCCCGGCTGCAGAAGGGCAGCGACGACGTCAAGACCTGCTATCCGCCGGTCGGCCTCGACCTCTGGGCCGAAAGGCTCAAGACCTTTGCAGCGGGCGGCGAGCCGGATGGGCTGGAAAAGAGCGCGCCGAACCGGAAGGCGGAGAAGGCGCCCCGCGACGTCTTCGCCTTCTTCATCAGCTCGGGCAAGGTCAATGCGCCGAATGGCGCCCGGGAACTGCAGAAGCGGGTGAGCTAG